Genomic window (Zingiber officinale cultivar Zhangliang chromosome 2B, Zo_v1.1, whole genome shotgun sequence):
CACATTATTGTTGGTTTTGAGAGTCCATAACTTTTGATTGAGATTGAACCACATGACgaataatatattaaattaaagtgCATTCAGAGATCttagatttgatatattatgtgtctTGTGGTTCAATGCAAGTtaaaagttatgatctctcaaaATTTAAGTCAACAACACATTATTGTTGGTTTTCTGAGGATCAGCAAAACGTTATTGTTGGTTTCTTAAAATCAGTAACACGAAGACCAACAACAACTTGTTGTTGGTCTTCTGAAGATCGAATTAAATTTTAAGAGACTATATTTACGACTAGGTTTGAACCACGGGatgtataatatattaaattaaaatttgtttagagatcttcaatttgatatattgtgcttCTCATGGTTCaattcgagtcaaaagttataataTCTTAAAGTTTAAGTCAACAACACATTGTTGTTGATGTTTTAAAGATTAACATGTTGTTATCAGTTTCTTAAGATCAACAAAACGAAGACCAGTAACAACGAGTTATTGGTCTTCTATGTGTCACATGGtttaatccgagtcaaaagtAATGGCCTCTGAAAGTCTAAGTCAGCAATACATTGTTGCTAGTTTTCTAAAGATTAGCAACATGTTGTTGTTGGTTTTTTAAAATCACTAATATGTTATTGCGTTATTGTTGGTTTCTTAAGATCAGTAATACGAAGACCAACAACAATGTATTGTTGATTTTCTAAAGATCAACAATACTTTGTTGCTGACTTAAACTTTGAAGATAATAATTTTTGACTAGAATTAAACCACGGgacgcacaatatatcaaatcaaagttcATTTAGAGATCttagatttgatatattttgcaTCATGTGATTTAAtcaaaatcaaaagttatgatctttcaaaatttaagtcAACAACACGTTATTGCTCATTAGAAATGAAGTTAGAAGCTCACTATAAATGGTATGACGATGATACTCACTATTCGACACCATAAATAAATGACTCCCCTACATtagaataaaattaattaaattttttatttttaaaatgtcttAGGTCCATCAGCGACTTTTGGATAAAAGtggctgatggacctagagatgtcaaaTGACTCCAAACAAACTCAATAAGAATAATTGTCATTCTATAAAAAGCATCAATTTATAATTGTCATACAataaaattacaataaaaatagaaacaacagTTTTACAACAACAACATGCTAGGGGTGTAATTGAACCGAGTCAagtcgaactcttgaatgtttgagcttgactcgtttataatcgaaccgagctcgagctttatttaccAAATATATTCGTAGCTCACGAACTTATTCGAGTTTTTATCGAGCTTAaacaagcttaataaatataaattataaatttaaatattcagtaaacactatattatatatttagagaaaattataatattcttattaaaatttataattttattctaataaataattttaatatatttgtatatatttttcataagtagagtgtaaaatctataaatttaatatcaaaactattatttttttatttaaaagttgattcatgagtttaacgaacgtgttcacgagctaacgagcagAGTATTGtaaagcttgagcttgatttgtttatcttaacgagacttattaaacgagttcaaatgagcctttatcgaatcgagtttcgaatagctcacAAGCGGTTTGGTTTATTTACACTCCTACAACACGCATTACAACAACAACACAAAAGAAAAACACAATAATTTAGATAAAGCAACAATTAGCAAAATATATCAATAACAATTATGTAgacaagaataataataaaatattatgaatattCCTTTTCAAGATTCACTGCAAACCAACATGCTTGCAATTATATTGGTTAGGAAGAGCAAAAATTTTTATATCATccaataaaaaattaagtttttcaatcTTTTCATGTATCTTAGATGATTCCTTATAGTAAGATACCTCAAATGATCCTCTTTGGTATGCCCTTGCATATTCAACAACCAAAGATAATGAAAGCATAAAGAAGATACAAATAACTTACTAGAAAAATTCATTATTAATACCAGAAAATATCAAATAGAATGCTAATTCGCATatgaaaaatttattatttttcttgttataaatatcataatagataatttttaaaaaaattacataaattttAAGTAAGACAAGTGGAATTTATTACTTTACATGATAAATTACCAATAGTTTATTACTCATGAAGACCTAGTGACATGAACTCATAGTATAAATTTAGTATGCATACTAGTAAGTAAGTTCGATCAAATGTATATGtagtcttatttttttaaaaaaaaaaatctaatctcTCATTCATCCTCCTTCATCTTAGTTTCGACGGCTTTCCTCCATTGTCGTCTACCTTGTCACTTCATCAAACAACTATAGGTCAAAAAAACATGGAACCATCCTAAAACACATAAAGTTAAGATCTTTAGTTTGAAATCAAAAATTTATTTCGCCACCGAGGATGGATCGACACTCTTGCGACTAGAGTCATCCTCCGACGAAGAATCGACGAAGTTAGGTTCATCCTCTAGAAATTCTCATTTTCCTCCTCTCGTGGCTAGCTATCCCGAGTTGTTGAGCTTGACCCCTAACAATAACAAGAAACTTAAAAGAAACCaaatattgaaaaataaaaaataaaaaaattgtaacACAATGGCATGAGGATTATGAAAAGAAAGTGAATGGAGTTGTGATTGAATAGTAAGGAAAGATCATCCCTTGTGTCCCTTTTAAAATTGATGGAGTCGACCACTACGCATCCGTCCAAAGTTCAGTGTTGATCTTAAACTGTCACCAACTTCTGTCTCTTTGCGTTGCTTGGCAGAGGTGAAGGGACGAAGACGGACGGCTGTCGTTGGTGTTATGATGAGGGAGGaaaagaagatgaaagaggaGGTTTGGTAAATTGCTAAAGgtgtaaaatataaaattataaatgtgAAACTTATtcatgaattaattttaaattcatttatgaattaattttaaattcatttatagattaatttttaattattttatttatcattcaatgaaataactcTTCCACCCAAATACTAACTCGGGTACACCATGGAGGCAaggagaaaatatttttttatcattcaAGATTGAGTGAAACAAGATTTGTAAGGTTTCATCCTACTAATATTCAAAAATAAGAATTTTCAATCCCAcgaatataatataattaataataaaatacttaaatacataaataaagatAGCAAAATTCAAATCACAATAGACATGAATATTTTAGAGGTTTCTCTCAAATGTTCataaattatatttcaaatttattgGGAAGATAATTTTGATacaattaattttcaatattttaatgtttgacaatatatctaTAATATGGTCATGATTAACCAAAGGTTGATCAAAATTGGTTAAGGTTGGCCATGTAGGATCATAGAAGTCGAGAGAGAGGGGTAAATCTCGATCgtttaaaatcttttattttctttgcttaAAACTAAATTTGTAGCGGAATAAAAGTAAAAGCAAAAGACACAGAGACATAGTTGATTTTACTTGATTCGTAATCTAACGACTACTGCTCTAAGGTCCGTAATCCTTGATCGTTTTCAATGGgtaatctaatatagttttcatgAAGAAGTAGATTCGTACAAGTATGAAAGaggataataataatataaatatctTTAATGAATAAGTGCAAATATTAAAATAGTACCAACAACAATAGTAAAAGGTTGAGCGCAATTGTTGGAGTGCATCAGCGTAAAAGTATCAACACTTGCATGAGCAGTAGCAGCAAGAACAAAATGAAGCAAAAAGAGAATTGATGATTCGGCTCAAACCCCGAGATCTTCTTTTATAGGCACTGTTCGATCGATTGATCCACCATTTTGTTGATTAAGCTTTTTTGTTGACTGATCCAACTATCCATCGACTGACCCGTCCTTTCCTTTTTACTTTGATTTGATCTGTCTGATCCCGTGATTTACGCTATTTGGTCGACTGATAAAGCTTATTCGTCGACGAAACCTAAAGACTTTACTTCTCTGCTTGATTCGATTTGATTGCTTGCTCTTTCCTTATTTTGATCGATCGACTAATCTcactgatcagtcgactgaaaatAATATGTACCATATTTGCTAGACTTCGATCTGATCTATGCTAGGTTGgctagatcggtcgaccaaaccttcagtcaatttttaaaaacttagtttatctgtaaaacaaagttagcatagacaatatataataataaaagttccacaaaataaaattagcataATAGATAGTAATGATGCATGAGTATGACATTAAGGACTATCTTGATCTTAACTTAAAAACCTCATAATTTCTTTAATTGGATCAATGTTTAAGGTTTGTTTCTACAGGGACATGACCTCACTGTACTCCCTCTAGGAACTTACCCCACTCACATACCAAACATATGGTCCTCcatacctatttggactttctctgctcaatgtataatcgcctgatccactaaaacttttcttgcaatactaaattagcacaacaataataatagtaatgcaaAATAGTATTGGTAAAACTATATTAGGTTTACCAAAATCCACTAGTCCAATCGATCACCCCTAGGTTTTCCctttgcttagagttcactcctctaagacttctcattacctagagttacctcctTTTAAGATTTTCTCTTTGTTTATAATTCACTCTTCTAAGACTTATTgttacctagggttatctccttcCAGGGTTTTACTCTTGCCAAGTATCATGTCACCTTGGCCTACTTGGACTTGCTAGTTACTCGGTAGATTACTCACCCTTACAGCCACTCGATAGACTATTCATCCATGCAGTCACTCAATAGACTACTCACCCTTGTAGTCACTAAGTAGACTACTCACTCTTGCAGTCACTCAGTAAATTACTCACCcgactaggtcaaccttgatcaatctccattaaacatattgtcaaacaaacatcaaaaccctaaaggtcgattgcaccaacagaccaGATGCTTGGAAGTTTATGCGAAAGTCTAATATATCAAAGGTGACCAGATATTTGGTAGTTGAGTGATAAGTCGtgataggtcaaggttaacctaggCAATGGAAAATCTAAGCAAAGGGTGACTGAATATATGGTAAAGGAAAAGTCTAAGCAAATTAAGGTGCTTGAATGCttgggaaaaagaaaaaaatctcaAGGGAGTGAGTTAAGTCTTGGAAGAATAAACTTCGAGGAAAAAGAAAATCTTGAAGGAGTAAATTCCAAACAAGTAAACCTAGTAAATGGACCAAGTACTAGGTTTGTATATATGTTTATCACGTTGAAAGTTGAAGTTGGACGAAGACTCAAGGATCTAAGGTGACTGGAATTTGTCTAGAGATCGGATCAAGTCAGGGCACGAACTAGAGTCTGGGTACAAACTGCTTTGGGTGACTAGGCCATGTCCGAGCAACTAAAACCAGTTCAGTCGATTGAAAATGCAAGATCTAATCGTATTTGAGCAAAGCGGTCAACAAATCAAGTTTGACCAAGCTCCAGGCAACTGGATATTGCCAAGTCAACCAAATTCAGAGTCGAAGTGGCAACCGAGTCAGTAAAGGTTCATTCGATCAGAAGGGCTTCTAGATGATCATATAAGTCTCGacagagctctatataaaagaAGAGCTGAGGCGCCTGCTTCACTTCTGCTCTCTCTACTCACAAAGTTCTTCCAGCTCTGCTCAAATGATCCGAGAAGTACTCAGGACTTCTAGGGAGGATCCATTGTTTAGTAATTGTTAtttgttaatttaagttttattttattattattaaggtTTTTCTACCGTCAAAAGGTGTctcaagagaagaaagaaaaatagtGCTCACGCCGATATGGCTTTGGACGCAGCACTtgtaactaaataaaaaaaaacaaaatcgaTATTGTTCTTATATCTTTCTTTATCTATTTTATATTTATGCGGCATATTAATCCTCTAGataaagattataacaaaattaaaTGATGGAGTCTCAACTTGAATTTTCACGGATTAATAGGTACATTTTCTTTAATGGAGGCCTAGAAAATATTAGATTAATGGGTCGTCTGATGTAAATACtttttgatttaaaataattaaaacaaCGATGATATAGAAGAGTATGCTTAAAATTAATCTTAAACCCGACgtctaaattattaaaaataaacaaaagcaggaatttcaaaaaaaaaaaaatggccgGACTTCCGCCTCCAGGAATCCCTTCTCCTTCCCGCCAAACCAACCATAAAGCAAAGCATTCTTCTTGCTACTCCCACCACCGCCATTAATCCCCTTCCTccacccttcctcttctcttccttcaCCTCtaaacctcctcctcctcctcctccatcctTTTCCCGCTATAAATGCACCCATCGCTTCTCCATCTCCACACACCATCATCACTTTCGATTTCGAGAACTCTCAGAGCTTAATTCGTCTGATCATGGCGTCCGCCGGAAATTCCACCGTCCCCGCCGTCGAGCGCTTCAAGTACTCCCAGCGAGTGGTGCTGAGGTCCATCCTGAACCGCCACGATGGCGGCAAGGAACTCTCCGGCACCCGCGTGGTGACCGGGGGATGGGTCAAGTCCCGCAAAGATCGCCCCGAGGTTGCCCACGACCCCTCGGTCGCCGTGCCACTGCAAGCAGAGGACGCATCTTGCATCGAAGCTCTCCTGCAGCACCTCCCCCTCCTCCGTCCATTGGTCCGGATTCTGCTCGGCCGACTCTCCGTCGCCGCCGCCACAGAGGCCAAGCCCAACGCCGGCCCTGTCACCGCCCTCTTAAGGATCAACGACGGCTCCACCAGTTCCAATCTCCAGGTCTTCGATTCCCCATCAATTTCATGAAATCTTCTCCACAATTTCATGAAAGTAGCTTAATTCCCCCAATCTCTTCAAGGTCGTGATGGATTCCTCCATGTCTCTCCCCGGCCAAGTGATCCACGTCGGAGCTTGCATCCTCGTGGAAGGCGTGTTGCAGAATGCTTCAGCACCAAAAGGCCACGCCGTGGAGCTCAAAGCCGAGAGAATTCTTCACATCGGTATCGCCGACTCGCAGCAATATCCACTAGCAAAGCCAAAGTTCTCGCTGGAGTTCCTCAGAACTCTTCCTCACCTTCGTCCCCGCTCAGTAACAGTAAGCCACACACTGTTGCATTCAATCTGACAAACGACCAATTCtaagttcttcttcttcttcgaaagGTCGGATCGATTGCGCGAATTCGCGGCGCTGTAACTCTCGCGAGCCATGAATTCTTCAAGAAGAATGGATTCATACATGTTCACATGCCCATCCTCAATTCAACAGACACCGGCTACGAGCTAGGCCTCCGCGAAGCTAACCGACTCGACACCGTGAAGTCTGCGATAAGGGAGAAGAGCAAGAGGATCAAGGAGATGCCTCGATCAGATAGCAATGAAGAAACTTTGCTTGTGGCCGAGCAAGACCTCAAGAAGACCAAGGAGCTTGCTGTGTTGCTGGAGAAGAGCCAAAGGGACCTCACGGTGTCGGCCGGACTTCACCTCGAGAGCTATGCTTGCGCATTGTCGAGTGTTTACACAATTGGGCCTGTGTTTCGAGCAGATGAGCCTCGAGCGAAGAGATTGACGGAGATGTGGATGGTTGAGGTTGAATTGGCCTTTTCAGAACTAGAGGTACAACCACATTTCTTTGAAACTAATCAAAATAGGTATCGAGCCCATCTGACTCCTTCAGGATGCCTTCAATTCAGGATGCCATGAACTGTGCTGAGGACTATCTGAAGTTCCTATGTCAATCTCTGGTGGATACCTCGGGCAGGGATTTGAAGTATGTATCGAAAACAAAAGACAAGGAGTGCACAGAGCGAATTCGAGCATTAGTTTCAAGCTCTTTCGAGCGCATTACTTACTCGCAAGCACTGGAAATTGTCGATAAGGTAGGTAACTATGGAAAAGAATTGCTAGTAGTTTTGAATTATCAGTTAAGAAGAACCTAACTAACTAACCGTTTTTCGTTGTAGGTTAAGGATAGGACATTCCGCGAGAAAGTTTCATGGGGTGAGAGTCTATCGGAGGAACACGAAAGGTTTGGCTTCGATCGGAAATATGTTCTTAAGAACACAATCTATGCATATATGTATGTGTGTATGTAGATATGTATGTTTCTTGATAGGTATTTGGTAGACGATATCTTCAAGAAGGCAGTCATTGTCTATGAACATCCCAAAGAGCTAAAACCATTTTATGTGCGCGTAAGAGATGATGGAAGAACAACTTCCACTTTCGATATAATTGCGCCTAAAGTAAGTTGTGAAATCCTACTCCATGGTATCGAATCGTTGCACCTACTAAAGAAACTTGTTTCCCTACAGATCGGAGTTTTGCTCAGAGGAAGCCAAAAGGAAGAACGACTAGATGTGCTGAACAAGAGGTAATTGGCTATTCCTTATGTCTCTTTTCTTGACTAACTAACGATAGATGAATCTCATGGCAGAATTGGGGACCTTGGACTTTCGAGTGAGCGATTATACGATTGGTACAAAGATTTGCGCAGGTATGGTTCGGTAAAGCACTCGGGATTCGGCCTCGACTTAGAGAAGATGATGTTGTTTGCCACTGGTCTCACTGATTTAAGAGATGTGATTCCGTTTCCGAGAACTTGTGATCGCAGCAACGAGTGGTAGAACATAGAACTGTAAAGGGTTGCATATATACTTAAATTCTCTAGCTCACTCTTTACTTTGTGACAAAGATCCAATTTTAGTATATAAACTAGAAAATCTCTCGCGAGAAACATACTACTCTCGTCGAAGAAATGAAACTTGAGCTAAGGGATCATCGACCTCAAATTGACACATCAACAAAGAGAGGATAGAAATTTGAGGCACTAATCTCACAAGTGGACTTCTTTCGTACATGTATATGATGATTTTTACTCTTATAgaagatcttcttcttcttttataataaaaggtGATTTACGCTCACTCCAAAATCCCATTAGAGTCTATTTCTAGATTATGTGAAAAGATATAAATCACGGAATTAGTTTATAGCTGACAACCAAATGACTAGGGGGTTAAAAGATCTTCTTCTTTactcttatttctcttcttatcaccATATTTGTTCTTAGTTATGCCTCACTAGATCTCACACATGTTTGACCTTGAGGTTGAACCTAACATTATTCCCTCGGACACCTACACTCGAACTTGAACACTTGATACCTACGTACACTTCACCCTGCGATCCTAAAGTCTTGACCCAATTGATTCACTAGTTCAACTAATAAACCAACAATATGATAATATATTGTTTCAGCTAGATAGAGATCAAAACCATGCATGTGTATCTCTCCGACTCGATGCCTAAACCAATATCAATGCCAAAATCTCAAACCTTGGAGTCCATTCATATGCGATTGAACATGCATTCTTTCCACAATTTTGATACCAAAagtgttagtgtgtgcacttatgtgtcAAGAcacttttatgtattttatggataattatttcaTAAATGTAAGTATTTATCGTTAATTATTTATTGTTTTATACATATATGACTAATGATAAAgtttgataga
Coding sequences:
- the LOC122047538 gene encoding asparagine--tRNA ligase, cytoplasmic 2-like, whose amino-acid sequence is MASAGNSTVPAVERFKYSQRVVLRSILNRHDGGKELSGTRVVTGGWVKSRKDRPEVAHDPSVAVPLQAEDASCIEALLQHLPLLRPLVRILLGRLSVAAATEAKPNAGPVTALLRINDGSTSSNLQVVMDSSMSLPGQVIHVGACILVEGVLQNASAPKGHAVELKAERILHIGIADSQQYPLAKPKFSLEFLRTLPHLRPRSVTVGSIARIRGAVTLASHEFFKKNGFIHVHMPILNSTDTGYELGLREANRLDTVKSAIREKSKRIKEMPRSDSNEETLLVAEQDLKKTKELAVLLEKSQRDLTVSAGLHLESYACALSSVYTIGPVFRADEPRAKRLTEMWMVEVELAFSELEDAMNCAEDYLKFLCQSLVDTSGRDLKYVSKTKDKECTERIRALVSSSFERITYSQALEIVDKVKDRTFREKVSWGESLSEEHERYLVDDIFKKAVIVYEHPKELKPFYVRVRDDGRTTSTFDIIAPKIGVLLRGSQKEERLDVLNKRIGDLGLSSERLYDWYKDLRRYGSVKHSGFGLDLEKMMLFATGLTDLRDVIPFPRTCDRSNEW